Proteins encoded by one window of Dioscorea cayenensis subsp. rotundata cultivar TDr96_F1 chromosome 6, TDr96_F1_v2_PseudoChromosome.rev07_lg8_w22 25.fasta, whole genome shotgun sequence:
- the LOC120263877 gene encoding LOW QUALITY PROTEIN: probable potassium transporter 13 (The sequence of the model RefSeq protein was modified relative to this genomic sequence to represent the inferred CDS: deleted 1 base in 1 codon) — translation MELESGAQAPERRYLKSYRTTLLLAYQSFGVVYGDLSTSPIYVYKSTFSGKLQLHEQDAEVLGVLSLVFWTLTLIPLLKYIVFVLGADDNGEGGTFALYSLMCRNSKMGLLNNFNTVHDHLSVYRMETSQKETKTSVLIKNFFEKHQSSRIVLLLVVLLGVSMVIGDGVLTPTMSVLSAVSGIRIKVPNLHENYMVFTACIVLMALFALQHYGTHRVGFSFCSILIAWLCCISGIGIYNIIKWNPGVVRAVSPYYIYNFFKLTGKDGWSSLGGIVLCITGAEAMFADLGHFSKFSIRVRLLEF, via the exons atggaattggagtctggTGCACAGGCACCGGAGAGGCGATATTTG AAATCTTATAGAACCACCCTTTTGTTGGCCTACCAGAGCTTTGGTGTTGTTTATGGAGACCTGAGCACTTCTCCCATCTATGTGTATAAGAGTACGTTTTCAGGAAAGCTGCAACTCCATGAACAGGATGCCGAAGTACTTGGAGTCCTCTCTTTGGTTTTCTGGACTCTCACTCTGATTCCTCTTTTGAAATACATAGTCTTTGTTTTAGGAGCCGATGACAATGGCGAAG GTGGGACATTCGCCCTCTATTCATTGATGTGCAGAAACTCAAAGATGGGGCTTTTGAACAATTTTAACACGGTGCATGATCACCTATCTGTTTATAGAATGGAAACATCTCAGAAAGAAACAAAGACTAGTGTGTTGATAAAGAATTTTTTTGAGAAACATCAGAGCTCTCGCATTGTTCTGTTGCTTGTGGTGCTCCTGGGAGTCAGTATGGTTATTGGCGATGGTGTCTTGACTCCAACAATGTCTG TGCTTTCGGCAGTGTCTGGCATCAGAATAAAGGTTCCAAATTTACACGAAA ATTACATGGTATTCACTGCATGTATTGTGTTAATGGCCCTTTTTGCACTGCAACACTATGGGACTCATCGGGTTGGCTTTTCTTTTTGCTCAATATTGATTGCTTGGCTTTGTTGCATCAGTGGAATAGGCATTTACAACATTATCAAGTGGAAC CCTGGTGTTGTTCGTGCTGTCTCaccatattatatttataacttcTTTAAACTAACTGGGAAAGATGGCTGGAGTTCACTTGGAGGCATTGTTCTTTGTATTACAG GTGCTGAGGCCATGTTTGCAgaccttggtcatttttcaaaattttcaattaggGTAAGACTTTTAGAGTTCTGA